The Oncorhynchus mykiss isolate Arlee chromosome 30, USDA_OmykA_1.1, whole genome shotgun sequence genome includes a window with the following:
- the LOC110521629 gene encoding transmembrane emp24 domain-containing protein 5: MDVVRGLLCLFSVLVSEMFMVAAFSQSMDSDFTFTLPSGRKECFFQTMKKDASLEIEYQVLDGADLDVDFSLSSPTGHVLYSDHRKSDGVHTVETEDGDYMFCFDNSFSAVSEKIIFFELIMDNMEQEGEEPEDWKEYIHGTDMLDMKLEDIMDTINSVKARLGKSLQIQTLLKAFEARDRNIQESNYNRVNMWSMTNMLVMVLVTGVQVYLIRSLFDDKRHTRT; the protein is encoded by the exons ATGGACGTGGTCCGGGGGTTATTGTGCCTGTTCTCGGTGCTGGTATCTGAGATGTTCATGGTGGCCGCGTTCTCCCAGAGCATGGACAGCGACTTCACATTTACACTCCCTTCCGGACGGAAGGAGTGCTTCTTCCAGACCATGAAGAAGGACGCATCGCTGGAGATAGAATATCAG GTGTTGGACGGAGCAGATCTGGACGTTGACTTCAGCCTGTCCTCTCCTACTGGACACGTTCTGTACAGCGACCACCGCAAGTCAGACGGCGTACACAC TGTAGAGACGGAGGACGGAGACTACATGTTTTGTTTTGACAACTCGTTCTCGGCAGTATCGGAAAAGATCATTTTCTTCGAGCTGATCATGGACAACATGGAACAGGAAGGGGAGGAGCCAGAGGACTGGAAGGAGTACATCCATGGGACTGACATGTTGGACATGAAGCTGGAGGACATCATG gacaccatCAACAGTGTTAAAGCCCGGCTGGGGAAGAGCCTTCAGATACAGACGCTGCTCAAAGCCTTCGAGGCCCGCGACCGCAACATACAAGAGTCCAACTACAACCGGGTCAACATGTGGTCCATGACCAACATGCTGGTGATGGTGCTGGTGACAGGGGTGCAGGTCTATCTCATCCGCTCGCTGTTTGACGAcaagagacacacacgcacgtaa